The Bacillus carboniphilus genome contains a region encoding:
- the secG gene encoding preprotein translocase subunit SecG, with translation MSLVITILLIIDCLALITFVLLQSGKSAGLSGAISGGAETLFGKQKARGMDLVLHRATIVASVLFFVLTMLLAYVNI, from the coding sequence GTGAGTTTAGTAATCACAATCTTATTAATAATCGACTGTTTAGCATTAATTACATTCGTTTTACTTCAATCGGGTAAAAGCGCTGGGTTATCTGGGGCTATCTCAGGTGGCGCTGAAACGCTTTTCGGAAAACAAAAAGCAAGAGGGATGGATTTAGTTTTACATCGAGCAACGATTGTTGCATCCGTTTTATTCTTTGTTTTAACGATGTTGTTAGCGTATGTCAATATTTAA
- a CDS encoding glutaredoxin family protein: MNKKKLVMYSKDQCHLCKKAKEAVQPLLEEFDLIFEEIDIYQDDELIERYSLMIPVVEYEGEMLLYGQVTKDSLRKRLLKQMPID, from the coding sequence ATGAATAAGAAAAAACTAGTCATGTACAGCAAGGATCAATGTCATTTATGTAAAAAAGCTAAAGAGGCCGTGCAACCACTTTTAGAAGAATTTGATCTTATATTTGAAGAGATTGATATTTATCAAGATGATGAGTTGATTGAACGTTATTCACTTATGATTCCTGTTGTTGAATATGAAGGAGAAATGTTACTTTATGGGCAAGTCACAAAAGATTCACTAAGAAAGCGTTTACTAAAACAAATGCCTATTGATTAA
- the rpoN gene encoding RNA polymerase factor sigma-54: MDMKAGLYQEQTLKLTLSTEMQQAISLLQYPSLQLYSYLEQLSIDNPLIEVEQTSEIFYHKRETSRKQEEGTLYDPPVFLGSSLQESLYEQLLSFSLTKEQNRVITILIDSLDENGYIDASIEQLQKRFHLCNQILTEGLTLLQSLEPAGIGARDLQECLYLQLKRKKKIPKELLNLIKEYFDPFVNKSWNRLKRDTGISIEKLQRYFHSLKELDPKPGSKYTDQPPIYVIPDVLFEERHGQWSIIYNDRFLPKMTLNNDYDVMRQTDEECRSYLLKKYQQFQHLHQGLAYRRLTILKVMESIVQRQLDFFLMGNNVLKPLTMKEVAEQLEVHESTVSRAVKDKYVQTPYGLRKMKSFFTNKIEQENGIDATSSRIKEMIQIIVQQEDKKKPLSDQKMVDIIQGQYYIEVSRRTIAKYREQLKIPSSQKRKEY; encoded by the coding sequence ATGGATATGAAAGCTGGTTTGTATCAAGAACAAACGTTAAAACTGACTTTATCAACAGAGATGCAACAAGCTATATCGTTGTTGCAATATCCTTCGTTACAGCTTTATAGCTATTTGGAGCAGCTTTCTATAGATAATCCCCTCATTGAAGTAGAACAGACTTCTGAAATATTTTATCATAAACGCGAAACTTCTCGTAAACAAGAAGAGGGTACTTTATATGACCCACCTGTTTTTTTAGGTTCTTCACTGCAAGAGTCATTGTATGAACAGCTTCTTTCGTTCTCGTTAACAAAGGAGCAAAATAGAGTGATTACTATTTTAATTGACTCGTTAGATGAAAACGGTTACATAGATGCTTCGATCGAACAATTACAAAAAAGGTTTCACCTTTGTAATCAAATTTTAACGGAAGGATTGACTCTTCTTCAATCATTAGAACCTGCTGGTATTGGAGCAAGAGACCTTCAAGAGTGCTTATATCTACAACTAAAAAGAAAAAAAAAAATCCCAAAAGAACTCCTAAATTTAATAAAGGAGTATTTTGATCCATTTGTCAATAAATCATGGAACCGATTAAAAAGGGATACAGGCATTTCAATTGAAAAGCTTCAGCGCTATTTTCATTCATTGAAAGAACTAGATCCCAAACCAGGAAGTAAATATACAGATCAACCCCCTATTTATGTTATTCCGGATGTTTTGTTTGAAGAAAGGCATGGACAGTGGAGCATTATTTATAATGACCGTTTCTTACCCAAAATGACATTAAATAACGACTATGATGTAATGAGACAAACTGATGAAGAATGTCGCTCCTATTTGTTAAAAAAATATCAGCAGTTTCAACATTTACATCAAGGATTAGCATACCGACGATTAACGATTTTAAAAGTGATGGAAAGTATTGTTCAACGTCAACTTGATTTCTTTTTAATGGGTAACAATGTCCTCAAACCTTTGACAATGAAGGAAGTAGCTGAACAATTAGAAGTACATGAATCAACTGTGAGCCGAGCAGTTAAAGATAAATATGTACAGACTCCTTATGGATTGAGAAAAATGAAATCTTTCTTTACCAATAAGATTGAGCAAGAAAATGGTATCGATGCTACTTCTTCCCGGATTAAAGAAATGATTCAAATAATAGTGCAACAAGAGGATAAAAAGAAGCCGTTATCCGACCAAAAGATGGTGGACATCATTCAAGGACAATATTATATAGAGGTGTCGAGAAGGACGATTGCAAAATATCGTGAGCAACTTAAAATACCTTCATCACAGAAAAGGAAGGAATATTAA
- a CDS encoding HPr family phosphocarrier protein, with amino-acid sequence MAEKTVEVFLKKGLQARPAALFVQEANRFTSDIFLEKDGKKVNAKSIMGIMSLAISTGAIVTLIAEGSDEQEAIEALADYVSKDQ; translated from the coding sequence ATGGCTGAAAAAACAGTCGAGGTTTTTTTGAAGAAGGGGTTACAGGCGAGACCAGCCGCCTTATTTGTACAGGAAGCTAATCGGTTTACGAGTGATATCTTTCTAGAGAAGGATGGTAAAAAGGTGAATGCAAAAAGTATAATGGGAATCATGAGTTTGGCCATCAGTACAGGTGCAATTGTCACGTTAATTGCTGAAGGGTCTGATGAACAAGAGGCAATTGAAGCGTTAGCCGATTATGTAAGTAAGGATCAATAA
- the yjcZ gene encoding sporulation protein YjcZ, whose product MGYRGGYGCCNNYAGGYYGGGCGNGGFAIVLVLFILLIIIGAGAALFNG is encoded by the coding sequence ATGGGCTACAGAGGTGGATACGGTTGTTGTAATAACTATGCTGGCGGCTACTATGGAGGTGGCTGTGGCAATGGAGGCTTTGCAATCGTGCTTGTTCTATTCATTCTTTTAATCATCATTGGAGCAGGTGCTGCATTATTTAACGGTTAA
- the tpiA gene encoding triose-phosphate isomerase, translating to MRKPIIAGNWKMNKTLGEATSFIEEIKASIPSSEEIDTVVCSPALFLERLVAASEGTEVKIGAQNMHFENSGAFTGEISPVALNDLGVEYVIIGHSERREMFAETDGTVNKKTKAAFDHGLTPIVCVGETLEERESSKTNQIVGNQVKLALEGLSEEQAKAVVVAYEPIWAIGTGKSSSSSDANEVCGHIRQILSDMFSPSIAEEIRIQYGGSVKPANIKEYMSESHIDGALVGGASLEPQSFLQLLEEGK from the coding sequence TTGAGAAAACCAATTATTGCAGGAAACTGGAAAATGAATAAAACGTTGGGTGAAGCAACCTCTTTTATCGAAGAAATCAAAGCTTCAATTCCTTCTTCTGAAGAAATTGATACAGTTGTTTGCTCTCCAGCTCTATTTTTAGAACGTTTAGTAGCAGCTTCTGAAGGAACAGAAGTAAAAATTGGAGCGCAAAACATGCACTTTGAGAATAGCGGTGCTTTTACAGGAGAAATTAGTCCTGTTGCACTAAACGATTTAGGTGTTGAGTATGTCATTATTGGACATTCTGAGCGTCGCGAAATGTTTGCTGAAACAGATGGGACAGTTAACAAAAAGACAAAAGCTGCTTTTGACCATGGATTAACACCGATCGTTTGCGTAGGTGAAACATTGGAAGAGCGAGAGTCTTCAAAAACAAATCAAATTGTTGGTAATCAAGTAAAATTGGCACTTGAAGGTTTATCTGAGGAACAAGCGAAAGCTGTCGTCGTTGCTTATGAACCGATTTGGGCTATTGGTACAGGCAAATCATCCTCTTCTAGCGATGCAAATGAAGTGTGCGGACATATTCGTCAAATCTTGTCTGACATGTTCAGTCCTTCTATAGCTGAGGAGATTCGTATTCAATATGGTGGTAGTGTGAAACCGGCCAATATTAAAGAATATATGTCCGAGTCACACATTGATGGAGCTTTAGTAGGTGGTGCTAGTTTAGAACCTCAATCTTTCCTACAATTATTGGAGGAAGGTAAATAA
- the gpmI gene encoding 2,3-bisphosphoglycerate-independent phosphoglycerate mutase yields the protein MSKQPVALIILDGFALNDEVVGNAVEQAKKPNFDRYWNQYPHSTLTACGEAVGLPEGQMGNSEVGHLNIGAGRIVYQSLTRVNVAIREGEFFENQTFIDAMNNAKEKGTNLHLFGLLSDGGVHSHIHHLYALLKMAKKQDVENVYIHGFLDGRDVGPQTAKQYIEQLNDKMNEIGIGEIATIHGRYYSMDRDKRWERVEKSYRAMVYGEGPSYPNAVECIEDSYENGIYDEFVIPSVIEKEEGSPVATIKDNDSVIFYNFRPDRAIQISNTFTNKDFRDFDRGEKAPENLHFVCLTHFSETVDGYVAFKPVNLDNTIGEVLAQNDLKQLRIAETEKYPHVTFFMSGGREAEFAGEERILINSPKVATYDLQPEMSAYEVTDALLGEINADKHDAIILNFANPDMVGHSGMVEPTIKAVETVDECLGKVVDGIVAKGGTAIITADHGNAEVLITKEGTPHTAHTTNPVPVIVTKEGVELRDGGILGDLSPTLLDLLNIEKPEEMTGTSLIKK from the coding sequence ATGAGTAAACAACCAGTTGCGTTAATTATTTTGGACGGTTTCGCTTTGAATGATGAAGTCGTTGGAAATGCCGTTGAGCAAGCAAAGAAACCGAACTTTGATCGTTATTGGAACCAATATCCCCATTCAACATTAACTGCTTGTGGAGAAGCCGTTGGATTACCAGAAGGACAAATGGGTAATTCAGAGGTGGGCCATTTAAATATCGGTGCTGGACGAATTGTTTATCAAAGTTTAACGAGAGTGAACGTTGCTATTCGTGAAGGTGAATTCTTTGAAAATCAAACCTTTATCGATGCAATGAACAACGCAAAAGAAAAAGGAACGAACCTCCATTTATTTGGCCTGTTATCTGATGGTGGTGTGCATAGTCATATTCATCACTTATACGCTCTACTAAAAATGGCGAAAAAGCAAGACGTTGAGAACGTCTATATTCATGGCTTTTTAGATGGACGTGATGTTGGTCCTCAAACGGCAAAGCAGTACATTGAACAATTAAACGATAAAATGAATGAGATCGGAATCGGTGAAATTGCGACCATTCATGGCCGATATTATTCGATGGACCGTGACAAAAGATGGGAACGTGTAGAAAAATCATATCGTGCGATGGTATATGGCGAAGGTCCAAGCTATCCAAATGCGGTAGAGTGCATTGAAGATTCGTATGAAAATGGCATCTATGATGAGTTCGTTATCCCATCTGTAATCGAGAAAGAAGAAGGTTCACCTGTAGCTACTATTAAAGATAATGACTCTGTAATTTTCTACAACTTTAGACCTGATCGCGCGATTCAAATTTCGAATACCTTTACAAATAAAGATTTTCGTGATTTTGACCGAGGAGAAAAGGCACCGGAAAACCTTCACTTTGTGTGCTTGACTCACTTTAGTGAAACAGTTGATGGCTATGTTGCCTTCAAACCGGTCAACCTAGATAATACGATCGGTGAAGTATTAGCACAAAATGATCTTAAGCAGCTTCGTATTGCAGAAACGGAAAAATATCCGCACGTGACCTTCTTTATGAGTGGGGGCCGTGAAGCGGAATTTGCTGGAGAAGAGCGTATTTTAATTAATTCCCCCAAAGTGGCGACGTATGATTTGCAGCCAGAAATGAGTGCTTACGAAGTGACTGATGCACTACTTGGAGAGATTAACGCCGACAAACATGATGCCATCATCTTGAATTTTGCTAACCCTGATATGGTTGGTCATTCAGGCATGGTTGAGCCAACGATTAAAGCGGTGGAAACAGTAGATGAATGTCTTGGAAAAGTCGTGGATGGAATTGTTGCAAAAGGTGGTACAGCGATTATTACGGCTGACCATGGAAACGCTGAGGTGTTAATCACTAAAGAAGGAACTCCTCATACCGCTCATACGACGAATCCTGTTCCTGTAATTGTCACAAAAGAGGGAGTAGAGCTTCGCGACGGTGGAATTCTTGGTGACTTATCACCAACCTTGCTTGATTTACTAAATATTGAAAAACCTGAAGAAATGACAGGAACTTCATTAATTAAAAAATAA
- the rapZ gene encoding RNase adapter RapZ codes for MNEANQLKMVIITGMSGAGKTVAMQSFEDLGYFCVDNLPPTLLPKFLELMKESGSKMNKVALVMDLRGREFFDRLFEALDHISEYSWITPQILFLDAKDQVLVTRYKETRRTHPLATDGLPLEGIQSERELLEDLKGRAQLIFDTSTIKPRELREKILKHFSGTEQHTFMVNVMSFGFKYGLPIDADLVFDVRFLPNPHYIDQLRPLTGLDNEVSSYVLKWNETQKFIDKLMDLLGYMLPHYKREGKSQLVIAIGCTGGQHRSVTLAEYIGNYFGKEYNTHISHRDIERRSRK; via the coding sequence ATGAACGAAGCAAATCAATTGAAAATGGTCATTATAACGGGAATGTCTGGTGCTGGAAAAACAGTGGCGATGCAAAGCTTTGAAGATTTAGGATATTTTTGTGTCGATAATCTACCTCCTACATTGTTACCCAAGTTTTTAGAATTGATGAAGGAATCAGGTTCTAAAATGAATAAAGTAGCTTTAGTGATGGACCTTAGAGGACGAGAGTTTTTTGACCGACTTTTTGAAGCGTTAGATCATATATCCGAATACTCTTGGATTACGCCGCAAATCTTGTTTTTAGATGCGAAAGATCAAGTGCTGGTCACTCGTTATAAGGAAACACGGCGGACGCATCCTCTTGCTACTGATGGATTACCTTTAGAAGGAATCCAATCTGAAAGAGAGCTTCTAGAAGATTTAAAAGGTCGTGCTCAACTTATTTTTGATACTTCGACCATAAAGCCAAGAGAACTTCGTGAAAAAATATTAAAACACTTCTCTGGGACTGAACAACATACCTTTATGGTGAACGTGATGTCTTTTGGGTTTAAATATGGTTTACCTATTGATGCAGATTTAGTATTTGATGTGAGGTTTTTACCAAACCCTCACTATATTGATCAATTACGTCCGTTAACCGGTCTTGATAACGAAGTTTCAAGCTATGTATTGAAATGGAATGAGACACAAAAATTTATTGACAAGCTGATGGATTTATTAGGCTATATGCTTCCTCATTACAAACGTGAGGGGAAAAGTCAGTTAGTCATTGCTATCGGCTGTACGGGTGGACAACACCGTTCTGTAACACTAGCAGAATATATTGGTAATTATTTCGGGAAGGAGTATAATACGCACATTTCTCACCGTGATATCGAAAGGAGGAGTCGAAAATAA
- a CDS encoding sugar-binding transcriptional regulator — translation MKSLIEIQKKLLPDLLLVMQKRYQILQYIRLMQPIGRRSLASNLSISERVLRAEVQFLKNQGLVNVLSSGMTMTEEGNDLLLSLEETMKDVLGLTMLEQDLKKRLKLKEVIIVSGDSDHSSWVKQEMGRACVACMKQRLVDQKSIVAVTGGTTIAAVASMMTPLEKGREILFVPARGGLGENVENQANSICANMAQRAHENYRLLHVPDQLSQEAYRSIIEEPAIKEILTLIRSSNMVIHGIGEAKTMAERRKTSLADMEKIEDGKAVAEAFGYYFNQEGEVVHKVNTIGIQLEDLKSIRHVIAVAGGASKAKAIKAYLKEAYDSILITDEGAAKALLKG, via the coding sequence ATGAAATCGCTTATAGAAATACAAAAAAAATTATTACCAGATCTTCTTCTTGTTATGCAAAAACGCTATCAAATTCTGCAATACATACGACTAATGCAACCTATTGGACGAAGAAGTTTAGCCAGTAATTTAAGTATTAGTGAACGAGTGTTAAGAGCTGAAGTTCAATTTTTGAAAAATCAAGGATTAGTTAATGTTTTAAGCTCAGGCATGACAATGACAGAAGAAGGAAATGACTTACTACTATCTTTGGAAGAGACGATGAAAGACGTTTTAGGATTAACAATGTTAGAACAAGATTTAAAGAAGCGTCTGAAGTTAAAAGAAGTAATTATCGTTTCAGGGGATAGTGATCATTCATCTTGGGTAAAACAAGAGATGGGAAGAGCGTGTGTAGCCTGTATGAAACAGCGTTTAGTCGATCAAAAAAGTATTGTAGCTGTAACAGGAGGCACCACGATCGCAGCTGTTGCTAGTATGATGACACCTTTAGAAAAAGGCAGGGAAATATTGTTTGTTCCTGCAAGAGGTGGACTTGGAGAAAATGTTGAGAATCAAGCGAACTCTATTTGTGCAAATATGGCACAAAGAGCGCATGAAAATTATCGTTTACTTCATGTTCCAGATCAACTCAGTCAAGAAGCCTATCGTTCTATTATAGAGGAACCAGCAATTAAAGAAATTTTGACTTTAATTCGCTCATCTAATATGGTGATTCATGGAATAGGAGAGGCGAAAACAATGGCTGAAAGAAGAAAAACTTCTCTTGCTGACATGGAGAAGATTGAAGATGGAAAAGCTGTCGCTGAAGCATTTGGGTATTACTTCAATCAAGAAGGAGAAGTTGTACACAAAGTAAATACGATTGGCATACAGTTAGAAGATTTAAAATCGATTCGTCATGTAATTGCTGTTGCAGGAGGAGCTTCTAAGGCTAAGGCAATTAAAGCTTATTTGAAAGAAGCATATGACTCCATTTTAATTACAGATGAAGGAGCGGCAAAAGCGTTATTAAAGGGGTAA
- the eno gene encoding phosphopyruvate hydratase, with translation MPYIVDIYGREVLDSRGNPTVEVEVYTESGAFGRALVPSGASTGEYEAVELRDGDKERYLGKGVLTAVKNINEVIAPELLGFDVIEQVAIDTALIELDGTENKGKLGANAILGVSMAVAHAAADYLGIPLYQYLGGFNSKTLPVPMMNIVNGGEHADNNVDIQEFMVMPVGAENFREALRMGAEIFHNLKSVLKSKGYNTAVGDEGGFAPNLGSNEEALQTIIEAIEKAGYKPGEQIMLAMDVASSELYEDGKYHLKGEGLVKTSAEMVDYYEDLVSKYPIISIEDGLDENDWEGHKLLTERLGDKVQLVGDDLFVTNTKKLAQGIEQGVGNSILIKVNQIGTLTETFEAIEMAKRAGYTAVISHRSGETEDATIADIAVATNAGQIKTGAPSRTDRVAKYNQLLRIEDNLGETSKYDGIKTFYNLSK, from the coding sequence ATGCCTTACATTGTAGATATATATGGTCGTGAAGTATTAGATTCTCGCGGTAACCCAACAGTTGAAGTAGAAGTATACACAGAATCAGGTGCATTCGGACGCGCGCTAGTTCCTTCTGGAGCTTCAACAGGCGAATATGAAGCTGTTGAATTACGTGACGGAGATAAAGAACGTTATTTAGGAAAAGGCGTTTTAACAGCTGTTAAAAACATCAACGAAGTTATTGCTCCAGAATTACTTGGTTTTGACGTTATTGAGCAAGTTGCTATTGATACGGCATTAATTGAATTAGACGGTACTGAAAACAAAGGGAAATTAGGAGCCAACGCTATTTTAGGTGTATCTATGGCTGTTGCACATGCCGCTGCTGATTATTTAGGAATTCCTTTATACCAATACTTAGGTGGATTCAATTCGAAGACTCTTCCAGTTCCAATGATGAACATTGTAAATGGTGGGGAGCATGCAGATAACAATGTTGATATTCAGGAATTTATGGTTATGCCTGTCGGTGCTGAAAACTTCCGTGAAGCACTACGTATGGGAGCTGAAATTTTCCATAACTTAAAATCTGTTCTTAAATCTAAAGGTTATAACACAGCAGTTGGTGACGAAGGTGGATTCGCTCCTAACTTAGGTTCAAACGAAGAAGCTCTTCAAACAATCATTGAAGCGATCGAGAAAGCAGGATACAAGCCAGGTGAGCAGATTATGCTTGCAATGGACGTTGCATCTTCAGAGCTTTATGAAGACGGAAAGTACCATCTAAAAGGTGAAGGCTTAGTGAAAACATCTGCAGAGATGGTTGATTACTATGAGGATCTTGTAAGCAAATATCCGATCATTTCTATTGAAGATGGATTAGATGAGAATGATTGGGAGGGTCATAAGTTATTAACTGAACGTTTAGGTGATAAAGTTCAATTAGTAGGTGATGACTTATTCGTTACGAACACGAAAAAGCTTGCTCAAGGTATTGAACAAGGAGTAGGAAACTCTATCCTTATTAAAGTGAACCAAATTGGTACATTAACTGAAACTTTTGAAGCAATCGAAATGGCGAAGCGTGCAGGTTATACGGCTGTTATTTCTCACCGTAGTGGTGAAACAGAAGATGCAACAATTGCTGATATCGCAGTTGCAACAAACGCTGGACAAATCAAAACGGGTGCACCTTCTCGTACAGACCGTGTTGCTAAATATAACCAATTACTTCGTATTGAAGACAACTTAGGTGAAACATCTAAGTATGATGGAATAAAAACATTCTATAACCTATCTAAATAA
- a CDS encoding phosphoglycerate kinase, with amino-acid sequence MNKKTVKDIDVKGKVVFCRVDFNVPMKEGKITDETRIQAAIPTISYLIEQGAKVLLASHLGRPKGQAVEELRLTPVAKRLGEILGKDVKKADEAYGDSVKAEISNMADGDVLVLENVRFYPGEEKNDSELAKSFAELADVYVNDAFGAAHRAHASTAGIADYLPAVSGFLMQKELDVLGKALSNPERPFTAIIGGAKVKDKIGVIENLLEKVDNIIIGGGLAYTFIKAMGHDVGNSLLEEDKVDLAKRFMDTAKENNVNFYVPVDVVVADDFSNDANTKVVTIDSIPEGWEGLDNGPKTRGIYKDVIKKSKLVIWNGPMGVFEMDTFAEGTKAVADALAEAKDTYSVIGGGDSAAAVEKFGVADKMDHVSTGGGASLEFMEGKELPGVVKLNDK; translated from the coding sequence ATGAACAAAAAAACTGTAAAAGATATTGATGTAAAAGGAAAAGTCGTATTTTGTCGTGTTGATTTTAATGTCCCTATGAAAGAAGGGAAAATTACGGACGAAACGAGAATTCAAGCAGCGATTCCAACGATTAGTTACTTGATTGAACAAGGTGCAAAAGTTTTACTTGCGAGTCACTTAGGGCGCCCGAAAGGTCAAGCGGTTGAAGAGCTTCGTTTAACTCCAGTAGCAAAACGCCTAGGTGAGATTCTTGGGAAAGATGTAAAAAAAGCAGACGAAGCTTATGGTGACTCTGTTAAAGCTGAAATCTCAAATATGGCTGACGGCGATGTTTTAGTATTAGAAAATGTACGTTTTTATCCTGGAGAAGAGAAAAATGATTCTGAACTAGCTAAATCATTTGCAGAATTAGCAGATGTATACGTCAATGATGCATTCGGTGCGGCGCATCGTGCTCATGCTTCAACAGCTGGGATTGCTGATTATCTTCCAGCCGTATCTGGATTTTTAATGCAAAAAGAACTAGATGTCCTAGGAAAAGCTTTATCTAATCCAGAAAGACCTTTTACAGCTATTATCGGCGGAGCAAAGGTTAAGGATAAAATTGGTGTAATTGAGAACTTGTTAGAAAAAGTAGATAACATCATCATTGGTGGTGGACTTGCCTATACCTTTATTAAAGCCATGGGTCATGACGTAGGAAACTCTTTATTAGAAGAAGATAAAGTTGATTTAGCAAAAAGATTTATGGATACAGCGAAAGAAAATAACGTTAACTTCTATGTACCTGTAGATGTTGTTGTTGCAGACGACTTCTCCAATGATGCTAATACAAAAGTGGTGACGATCGATTCTATCCCTGAAGGTTGGGAAGGTTTAGATAACGGTCCAAAAACAAGAGGAATTTATAAAGATGTTATTAAGAAATCAAAGCTTGTCATTTGGAATGGACCGATGGGCGTTTTTGAAATGGACACGTTTGCTGAAGGAACGAAAGCCGTTGCAGATGCTTTAGCAGAAGCAAAAGATACATATTCAGTCATTGGTGGCGGAGATTCAGCAGCGGCCGTAGAAAAGTTTGGCGTAGCGGATAAAATGGACCACGTATCAACTGGTGGTGGAGCTTCTTTAGAGTTTATGGAAGGAAAAGAGCTTCCCGGTGTTGTAAAGTTAAATGATAAATAA
- the yvfG gene encoding protein YvfG translates to MSQLFSKQHFEENFRQHIEMNQDRSKVDAMNGYYRSVVSSLVQDQLTKNYEIIKRIQNLDEAYKKVKKED, encoded by the coding sequence ATGAGCCAATTATTTTCAAAACAGCATTTTGAAGAAAACTTTCGTCAACATATCGAAATGAATCAAGATCGCTCAAAAGTTGATGCCATGAATGGTTATTATCGTTCTGTTGTATCTAGCCTTGTTCAAGACCAACTTACAAAAAACTATGAAATCATTAAACGAATTCAAAACCTTGACGAAGCGTACAAAAAAGTAAAAAAAGAAGATTAA
- a CDS encoding 8-oxo-dGTP diphosphatase → MQRITNCVLAKDQEVLLLQKPRRNWWVAPGGKMEHGESVKDSVIREYREETGIYLINPTLKGVFTFIIEEEQEITSEWMMFTFFATDFQGENVVETEEGILGWHGIDETKNLAMAPGDYHIIDYMCKGDGMLFGTFTYTPDFELLSYRLDPQ, encoded by the coding sequence TTGCAACGAATTACGAATTGCGTTTTAGCAAAAGATCAAGAAGTATTGCTTTTACAAAAGCCAAGAAGAAATTGGTGGGTTGCTCCAGGAGGAAAGATGGAGCATGGGGAATCAGTGAAAGATTCTGTTATAAGAGAATATCGAGAAGAGACAGGAATATACTTGATTAATCCAACTCTAAAAGGAGTTTTCACATTTATTATTGAAGAGGAACAAGAAATTACTTCGGAGTGGATGATGTTCACTTTTTTTGCTACGGATTTTCAAGGAGAAAACGTAGTAGAAACAGAAGAAGGAATATTAGGCTGGCATGGTATAGATGAAACGAAAAATTTAGCTATGGCGCCTGGCGATTATCATATTATTGATTATATGTGTAAGGGAGATGGAATGTTGTTTGGTACCTTTACCTATACTCCAGATTTTGAGCTGCTCTCTTATCGCTTAGATCCTCAATAA
- a CDS encoding YjcZ family sporulation protein, with product MSECGGYGTGAGFAFIIVVFVLLVIVGCACCGGNRFGY from the coding sequence ATGAGCGAATGTGGTGGATACGGTACTGGAGCAGGTTTTGCTTTTATTATCGTAGTGTTTGTTCTTTTAGTCATTGTAGGATGCGCATGTTGCGGTGGAAATAGATTCGGCTACTAA